The Paraburkholderia acidisoli genome contains a region encoding:
- a CDS encoding efflux transporter outer membrane subunit, with protein sequence MNTLKPILTAMALALAGCALGPTGEPPAMPQPDHYGAQPQPAQTVAAGGVAQQFVTGAHPVPQWWTLYRSDALDALVNEGLANSPNLAAADHGLQGAREQLRGQIGSSLLPTVDALGTAQRQRAPGVPQLGIDKLQYALFAGLIDVRYTFDVFGATRLNNAALASRVNVQAFQYEAAQRALAANIVTSAIGAATLHAQIDTTEQLIALANAQASDVQQRYALGAVSRTDVLSAQQSAAALSVSLPGLQQQWTAMRHALAVLLGRTPDQAPPDLDLASLTLPAQVPVVVPSDLLRTRPDIAAAEATLVAAAAEVGAATAQMYPSITLSAALGQGGFNWPIATSGAGALWAIGASLTQPIFHGGALVAQRRAALQSYEAANDTYRQTVLTAFQDVADRLAALDHDAQALDAASTSAGTAQGVYDDTQARYRLGAVPLYAVRQSEQQWRNARLDEVRYRGTRLTDTAALFQAMGNPPVNPATVGNRGAKAASEETPAAAAPAAAR encoded by the coding sequence ATGAACACGCTCAAGCCCATATTGACTGCGATGGCGCTCGCGCTCGCGGGTTGCGCGCTGGGCCCGACGGGCGAACCGCCCGCCATGCCGCAGCCCGACCATTACGGCGCGCAGCCCCAGCCCGCGCAGACCGTCGCGGCCGGGGGCGTCGCGCAGCAGTTCGTGACGGGCGCGCACCCGGTGCCGCAGTGGTGGACGCTCTATCGCTCGGACGCACTCGACGCGCTCGTGAACGAAGGCCTCGCGAACAGCCCCAACCTCGCCGCCGCCGACCACGGTCTGCAAGGCGCGCGCGAGCAGCTGCGCGGCCAGATCGGCAGTTCGTTGCTGCCCACGGTGGATGCGCTCGGCACGGCGCAACGCCAGCGCGCGCCGGGCGTGCCGCAACTCGGCATCGACAAGCTGCAATACGCGCTGTTCGCGGGCTTGATCGACGTGCGCTATACCTTCGACGTGTTCGGCGCGACGCGCCTGAACAACGCCGCGCTCGCCTCGCGCGTGAACGTGCAGGCGTTCCAGTACGAGGCGGCACAGCGCGCGCTCGCGGCGAACATCGTGACGAGCGCGATCGGTGCGGCTACGCTGCATGCGCAGATCGACACGACGGAACAACTCATCGCGCTCGCCAACGCGCAGGCCAGCGACGTGCAGCAGCGCTATGCGCTCGGCGCGGTGTCGCGCACCGACGTGCTGAGCGCCCAGCAGAGCGCCGCGGCGCTTTCGGTGAGCCTGCCGGGTTTGCAGCAGCAATGGACCGCCATGCGTCATGCGCTCGCCGTGCTGCTCGGCCGCACGCCCGACCAGGCGCCGCCCGACCTCGATCTCGCGAGCCTCACGCTGCCGGCGCAGGTGCCCGTGGTGGTGCCGTCCGACCTGCTGCGCACGCGCCCCGACATCGCCGCCGCCGAGGCCACGCTCGTGGCCGCCGCGGCCGAAGTGGGCGCGGCGACCGCACAGATGTATCCGAGCATCACGCTCTCGGCGGCACTCGGCCAGGGCGGCTTCAACTGGCCGATCGCCACCTCGGGCGCGGGCGCGCTGTGGGCGATCGGCGCGTCGCTCACGCAGCCGATCTTCCACGGCGGCGCGCTCGTCGCGCAGCGGCGCGCGGCGCTGCAATCGTACGAAGCCGCCAACGACACCTACAGGCAGACCGTGCTCACGGCGTTCCAGGACGTCGCGGACCGGCTCGCGGCGCTCGACCACGACGCGCAGGCGCTCGACGCGGCCAGCACCTCGGCGGGCACCGCGCAAGGCGTGTACGACGACACCCAGGCGCGCTACCGCCTCGGCGCGGTGCCGCTCTATGCGGTGCGGCAAAGCGAGCAGCAATGGCGCAATGCGCGGCTCGACGAAGTGCGCTATCGCGGCACGCGGCTCACGGACACGGCGGCGCTCTTCCAGGCGATGGGCAACCCGCCGGTGAATCCGGCAACGGTGGGCAATCGCGGCGCGAAAGCCGCTTCGGAGGAGACGCCCGCCGCGGCAGCCCCGGCGGCGGCGCGTTAA
- a CDS encoding DUF2795 domain-containing protein, whose translation MPASSIPDEPIDLQFADVLREVHWPANKDELVDAAQSAGASNEVLAILDGMPEQDYQDVASVTRLIGSNYGPGVGA comes from the coding sequence ATGCCCGCTTCCAGCATTCCCGACGAACCCATCGACCTGCAATTCGCCGATGTCCTGCGCGAAGTGCACTGGCCCGCGAACAAGGATGAACTCGTGGACGCCGCGCAGTCGGCGGGCGCGAGCAACGAAGTGCTCGCGATCCTCGACGGCATGCCCGAGCAGGATTATCAGGACGTGGCGTCGGTGACGCGGCTGATCGGCAGCAATTACGGGCCGGGCGTAGGCGCCTGA
- a CDS encoding TetR/AcrR family transcriptional regulator, whose translation MKRTRLTREQSRDQTRARLLDAAQAMFMKKGFVGASVEDIALAAGYTRGAFYSNFSSKSQLLVELLRRDHDAMQVQLRAIFEGEATREEMEARVLSFYSRMPQDNKLFLLWVEAKLLAARDARFRVRFNAFMKEKRERLAAYIEEFSARVGTPVPLDPELLVVGLIGLCDGVQFFATADPQHVTPPLVEAVLGQFFARVVFGRAP comes from the coding sequence ATGAAGCGCACCCGACTCACCCGCGAGCAGAGCCGCGACCAGACGCGCGCGCGCCTGCTCGACGCCGCGCAGGCCATGTTCATGAAGAAGGGCTTCGTGGGCGCGAGCGTCGAGGACATTGCGCTGGCCGCGGGCTACACGCGCGGCGCGTTCTACTCCAACTTTTCGAGCAAGTCCCAGTTGCTCGTCGAACTGCTGCGGCGCGATCACGACGCCATGCAGGTGCAGCTGCGCGCGATCTTCGAGGGCGAGGCCACGCGCGAGGAGATGGAAGCGCGGGTGTTGAGCTTCTACAGCCGCATGCCGCAGGACAACAAGCTGTTCCTGCTTTGGGTCGAAGCGAAACTCCTGGCCGCGCGCGACGCGCGCTTTCGCGTGCGCTTCAACGCGTTCATGAAAGAGAAGCGCGAACGGCTCGCCGCGTATATCGAGGAATTTTCGGCGCGCGTGGGTACGCCGGTGCCGCTCGATCCGGAACTGCTGGTGGTGGGTTTGATCGGCTTGTGCGACGGCGTGCAGTTTTTCGCGACCGCCGATCCGCAACATGTCACGCCGCCGCTCGTGGAGGCGGTACTGGGGCAATTCTTCGCGCGCGTGGTGTTCGGCCGCGCGCCCTGA
- a CDS encoding efflux RND transporter permease subunit, which yields MSAVPGSDHEEGRFNLSAWALRHRALVTFIVALATIFGALAYTRLAQSEDPPFTFRVMVIQTFWPGATARQVEDEVTSRIGRKLQETPYIDFLRSYSRPGESLVFFTMKDSAPVSEVRETWYQVRKKVGDIAPTLPQGVQGPFFNDEFGDVYTNLYALEGDGFSPAQLHDYADKLREQLLHVPDVGKVDYFGDQKERIYIEIPNTQLTRLGISPTQLGQVIGAQNSVSPAGTLTTADDRVFVRPSGQFDDLNAIANTLVRVNDRTFRLGDIATIRRGYDDPPATQMRFQNQAVLGIGLTMQPGGDVIRLGKALDTRIDQLRAQLPVGLKLVEVSSMPHAVSRSVDDFVEAVAEAVGIVLLVSLVSLGVRTGMVVVITIPIVLAVTSLAMYLFGIGLHKVSLGTLVLALGLLVDDAIISVEMMAVKLAQGWSRASAAAFAYTSTAFPMLTGTLVTVSGFLPIVLAKSSTGEYTRSIFQVSAIALIASWFAAVVLIPLLGYRLLPERKADPNAAHDAHPEHHEHEIYDTRFYGRLRGWIGWCIERHVIVLVLTLVLFVIALAGFTLVPQQFFPSSDRPELLVDVRLPEGAAFDATLRETKRLETLLKGRPEIDHAIDFVGTGAPRFYLPLDQQLQQPNFAQFVITTKSIDDREKLASWLEPRLRDQFPAVRTRISRLENGPPVGYPVQFRVSGDDIATVRGIADRVAATLRADSRTDNVNFDWDEPAERSLHFQIDQQKARALNVSTQDIANFLQMQYSGYTVTQYRERDKLISVDLRAPAAERVDPSRLVTLAMPTPNGPVPLGALGHLANDLEYGVIWSRDRQPTITVQSDVRAGAQGIDVTHTLEKKLDAIRRTLPGGYRIEVGGSVEESAKGQASIYAQLPILAIAVLTLLMIQLQSLARVMMVVMTAPLGLIGVVIALLLFRQPFGFVAMLGVIAMFGIIMRNSVILVDQIETDIRAGHKRFDAIVGATVRRFRPIMLTAAAAVLALIPLLRSNFFGPMATALMGGITIATVLTLFFLPALYAAAFRVRSSETDANDAGEAGAARGHAS from the coding sequence ATGAGCGCAGTACCCGGTTCCGATCACGAAGAAGGCCGCTTCAATCTTTCCGCGTGGGCGCTGCGGCATCGCGCGCTCGTCACCTTTATCGTTGCGCTCGCAACTATTTTTGGCGCGCTCGCCTACACGCGTCTCGCGCAGTCCGAAGACCCGCCCTTCACGTTCCGCGTGATGGTGATCCAGACCTTCTGGCCCGGCGCCACCGCGCGCCAGGTCGAGGACGAAGTCACGAGCCGCATCGGTCGCAAGCTGCAGGAAACGCCGTACATCGACTTTTTGCGCAGCTACTCGCGACCCGGCGAATCGCTCGTCTTCTTCACGATGAAGGACTCCGCGCCCGTGAGCGAGGTGCGCGAGACGTGGTATCAGGTGCGCAAGAAAGTGGGCGACATCGCGCCCACGCTGCCGCAAGGCGTGCAAGGCCCGTTCTTCAACGACGAGTTCGGCGACGTCTACACCAACCTCTACGCGCTGGAGGGCGACGGCTTTTCGCCCGCCCAGCTGCACGATTACGCCGACAAACTGCGCGAGCAACTGCTGCACGTGCCGGACGTGGGCAAGGTCGATTATTTCGGCGACCAGAAGGAGCGCATCTACATCGAGATTCCGAACACGCAGCTCACACGCCTCGGCATTTCGCCCACGCAGCTCGGCCAGGTGATCGGCGCGCAGAACAGCGTCTCGCCCGCGGGCACGCTCACCACCGCGGACGACCGCGTGTTCGTGCGCCCGAGCGGCCAGTTCGACGATCTCAACGCAATCGCCAACACGCTGGTGCGCGTGAACGACCGCACCTTTCGCCTGGGCGACATCGCCACGATCCGGCGCGGCTACGACGATCCGCCCGCCACGCAGATGCGCTTCCAGAACCAGGCCGTGCTCGGCATCGGCCTGACGATGCAGCCCGGCGGCGACGTGATCCGCCTCGGCAAAGCGCTCGACACGCGTATTGACCAGTTGCGCGCGCAACTTCCCGTGGGCCTCAAGCTCGTCGAAGTGTCCAGCATGCCGCACGCCGTATCGCGTTCAGTCGACGACTTCGTCGAGGCCGTGGCCGAAGCCGTGGGCATCGTGCTGCTCGTGAGCCTCGTCTCACTGGGCGTGCGCACGGGCATGGTGGTCGTGATCACCATTCCCATCGTGCTCGCCGTCACCTCGCTCGCCATGTATCTGTTCGGCATTGGCCTGCACAAGGTGTCGCTCGGCACGCTCGTGCTCGCACTGGGCCTGCTCGTGGACGACGCCATCATCTCCGTAGAAATGATGGCCGTGAAGCTCGCGCAAGGCTGGAGCCGCGCGAGCGCCGCCGCGTTCGCCTACACCAGCACGGCGTTCCCCATGCTCACGGGCACGCTCGTGACCGTGTCCGGTTTTCTGCCGATCGTGCTCGCAAAGTCGAGCACCGGCGAATACACGCGCTCGATCTTCCAGGTCTCCGCCATTGCGTTGATCGCCTCGTGGTTCGCCGCCGTCGTGCTGATTCCGCTGCTCGGCTATCGCCTGCTGCCCGAGCGCAAGGCCGACCCGAACGCCGCGCACGACGCCCACCCTGAACACCACGAGCACGAGATCTACGACACGCGGTTCTACGGCCGTTTGCGCGGCTGGATCGGCTGGTGTATCGAGCGCCACGTGATCGTGCTCGTCCTCACGCTCGTGCTGTTCGTGATCGCGCTCGCGGGCTTCACGCTCGTGCCGCAGCAATTCTTCCCGAGTTCGGACCGGCCGGAATTGCTCGTCGACGTGAGGCTGCCCGAAGGCGCCGCGTTCGACGCCACGCTGCGCGAGACGAAGCGCCTCGAAACCCTGCTCAAAGGTCGCCCCGAGATCGATCACGCGATCGATTTCGTCGGCACGGGCGCGCCGCGGTTTTATCTGCCGCTCGATCAGCAATTGCAGCAGCCCAACTTCGCGCAGTTCGTCATCACGACGAAGTCGATCGACGATCGCGAGAAGCTTGCGAGCTGGCTCGAACCGCGTTTGCGCGACCAGTTCCCGGCCGTGCGCACACGCATTTCGCGGCTGGAAAACGGGCCGCCCGTGGGCTATCCCGTGCAGTTTCGCGTGAGCGGCGACGACATCGCGACCGTGCGCGGCATTGCCGATCGTGTGGCCGCCACGCTGCGCGCCGACTCGCGCACCGACAACGTCAACTTCGACTGGGACGAACCCGCCGAGCGTTCGCTGCATTTCCAGATCGACCAGCAGAAGGCGCGCGCGCTCAACGTCTCCACCCAGGACATCGCCAACTTCTTGCAGATGCAGTATTCGGGCTACACGGTCACGCAGTATCGCGAACGCGACAAGCTCATCAGCGTGGATCTGCGCGCGCCGGCCGCCGAGCGCGTCGATCCCTCGCGGCTCGTCACGCTCGCGATGCCCACGCCCAACGGTCCCGTGCCGCTCGGGGCGCTCGGCCACCTCGCCAACGACCTCGAATACGGCGTGATCTGGTCGCGCGACCGGCAGCCCACCATCACCGTGCAGTCGGACGTGCGCGCGGGCGCGCAAGGCATCGACGTCACGCACACGCTGGAGAAGAAACTCGACGCGATCCGGCGCACGCTGCCCGGCGGCTATCGCATCGAAGTGGGCGGCTCGGTGGAGGAAAGCGCGAAGGGTCAGGCGTCCATTTATGCGCAGTTGCCGATCCTCGCGATCGCCGTTCTCACGCTCCTGATGATCCAGCTGCAGAGCCTCGCGCGCGTGATGATGGTCGTGATGACCGCGCCGCTCGGGCTGATCGGCGTGGTGATCGCGCTGCTGCTGTTCCGGCAGCCGTTCGGCTTCGTCGCCATGCTCGGCGTGATCGCCATGTTCGGCATCATCATGCGCAACTCGGTCATTCTCGTGGACCAGATCGAAACCGACATCCGCGCGGGACACAAGCGCTTCGACGCCATCGTGGGCGCGACCGTGCGACGCTTCCGCCCGATCATGCTGACGGCCGCCGCCGCCGTGCTCGCGCTCATTCCGCTGTTGCGCTCGAACTTTTTCGGGCCGATGGCGACGGCGCTGATGGGCGGCATCACCATCGCGACCGTGCTCACGCTGTTCTTCCTGCCCGCGCTCTACGCCGCCGCGTTCCGCGTGCGCAGCAGCGAGACCGATGCGAACGACGCGGGCGAAGCCGGCGCGGCGCGAGGACACGCCTCATGA
- a CDS encoding efflux RND transporter periplasmic adaptor subunit, translated as MLGFALLAACGKQKEAPPQPRPVVSMTIHANGNGGTAAARSRYPGEVQARNVTPLSFRVNGKIVERSVRLGDSVKAGQTLARLDPGDYDKNAASAQAQYDAAQHRYQFAKQQLDRDTAQAQANLIARAQLEQTQDAYASAAAQRAQAQQQLALAQDQRRYTQLVADHAGVITAENADTGQNVQAGQAVYQLAWTGEVDVVSDLPEAAIAGLHTGDTAEVTLAALPGRKYAARLRELAAAADPQSRTWRAKLTLEHPDTDVRLGMTADIAFAAAPQPNASASFTVPATALFHDGTAPAIWVVHAPDNVLQLRRVSIASYGARTVTLTGGLQDGERIVLQGVHTVHAGQQVHPVAPLHPEDFAS; from the coding sequence GTGCTCGGTTTCGCGTTGCTCGCCGCCTGCGGCAAGCAGAAAGAGGCGCCGCCGCAGCCGCGCCCGGTCGTGTCGATGACGATCCACGCGAACGGCAACGGCGGTACCGCCGCCGCGCGCAGCCGCTATCCCGGCGAAGTCCAGGCGCGCAACGTCACGCCGCTCTCGTTTCGCGTGAACGGCAAGATCGTCGAGCGCAGCGTGCGGCTCGGCGACAGCGTCAAGGCCGGCCAGACGCTCGCGCGCCTCGATCCGGGCGATTACGACAAGAACGCCGCGAGCGCGCAGGCCCAATACGACGCCGCGCAGCATCGCTATCAGTTCGCGAAGCAGCAACTCGATCGCGACACCGCGCAGGCGCAGGCCAATCTCATCGCCCGTGCGCAACTCGAACAGACGCAGGACGCTTACGCCTCGGCCGCGGCGCAGCGCGCTCAGGCGCAGCAGCAACTCGCGCTCGCGCAGGATCAACGCCGCTACACGCAACTCGTGGCCGATCACGCGGGTGTCATCACCGCCGAGAACGCCGACACGGGCCAGAACGTGCAGGCGGGCCAGGCCGTGTATCAACTCGCGTGGACCGGCGAAGTCGACGTGGTGAGCGACCTGCCCGAAGCCGCCATCGCGGGCCTGCACACCGGCGACACCGCAGAGGTCACGCTCGCCGCGCTGCCCGGCCGGAAGTACGCCGCGCGCTTGCGCGAACTCGCCGCCGCGGCAGACCCGCAAAGCCGCACGTGGCGTGCGAAGCTCACGCTCGAACACCCCGACACCGACGTGCGCCTCGGCATGACCGCCGACATCGCCTTCGCCGCCGCGCCCCAGCCAAATGCCAGCGCGAGCTTCACCGTGCCCGCCACCGCCCTCTTCCACGACGGCACCGCGCCCGCGATCTGGGTCGTGCACGCGCCCGACAACGTGCTGCAACTGCGCCGCGTGAGCATTGCGAGCTACGGCGCGCGCACGGTCACGCTCACGGGCGGCCTGCAGGACGGCGAGCGCATCGTGCTGCAAGGCGTGCACACGGTGCATGCGGGCCAGCAGGTGCATCCGGTCGCGCCGCTGCACCCCGAGGACTTCGCGTCATGA
- a CDS encoding ClcB-like voltage-gated chloride channel protein produces MLSFLLKLRTRARDLFRLSDAHTMLIWSVIVGVAGAFATVLFREGIAHLQILFTGSEGSFVEMARRLPWPMRVGLPTAGGFVAGCILLMAKRKSSGDAGGKPIHTDYVEAVAIGDGVMPVGKSLWRSISSLFTIASGGSIGREGPMVQLAALAASLIGRWVHFDPARLRLLVACGAAAGITSAYNAPIAGAFFVTEIVLGSIVMESFGPIVVASVVANITMREFAGYKPPYEMPVFPAVTGVEVLLFVALGLLCGVLAPQFLSMMDRAKTGFTRLKAPLPVKLALGGLVCGVLSVRTPEVWGNGYSVVNSILHSPWTWTALATVLVFKLVATAATVGSGAVGGVFTPTLFMGAVLGCLFGQGMHALWPHGTSAPFAYAMVGMGAFLAGATQAPLMAILMIFEMTLSYQVVLPLMLSCVVAYFVARATGKASMYEITLHRNREEAERLRLRMTQMRELIRPADTVVQDNATVQDMTRVFLEYPVKYLYVTDETGRFLGAVALADITSDLLQKRDTSAKRACDYLKPTFDVLTPDMPLAVGLQHFMSFQGERLPVIESTREPKLAGVVYKTSLLDAYQRMNAAR; encoded by the coding sequence GTGCTGTCATTCCTGCTGAAACTGCGCACCCGCGCCCGCGATCTCTTCCGTCTTTCCGACGCCCACACGATGCTGATCTGGTCGGTCATCGTGGGCGTGGCGGGCGCGTTCGCGACCGTGCTGTTCCGCGAGGGCATCGCGCATCTGCAGATTCTGTTCACGGGCAGCGAAGGCAGTTTCGTGGAGATGGCGCGGCGCCTGCCGTGGCCCATGCGCGTGGGTTTGCCGACGGCGGGCGGTTTCGTGGCCGGCTGCATTCTGCTGATGGCGAAGCGCAAGTCGAGCGGCGACGCGGGCGGCAAGCCGATCCACACCGACTACGTGGAAGCCGTGGCGATCGGCGACGGCGTGATGCCGGTCGGCAAGAGCCTGTGGCGCAGCATTTCCTCGTTGTTCACGATCGCGAGCGGCGGTTCGATCGGCCGCGAAGGCCCGATGGTGCAACTGGCCGCGCTCGCGGCCTCGCTGATCGGCCGCTGGGTGCACTTCGATCCCGCGCGCCTGCGCTTGCTGGTCGCGTGCGGCGCGGCCGCCGGTATCACCTCCGCGTACAACGCGCCCATCGCGGGCGCCTTCTTCGTCACCGAAATCGTGCTCGGCTCGATCGTCATGGAGAGCTTCGGGCCGATCGTGGTGGCGTCCGTCGTCGCCAATATCACGATGCGCGAATTCGCGGGCTACAAACCGCCTTACGAGATGCCGGTGTTTCCCGCCGTAACGGGCGTGGAAGTGCTGCTGTTCGTCGCGCTCGGCCTGCTGTGCGGGGTGCTCGCGCCGCAATTCCTTTCGATGATGGATCGCGCCAAGACCGGTTTCACGCGCCTGAAGGCGCCGCTGCCCGTGAAGCTCGCGCTCGGCGGCCTCGTGTGCGGCGTGCTCTCCGTGCGCACGCCCGAGGTATGGGGCAACGGCTACAGCGTGGTGAACTCGATCCTGCATTCGCCGTGGACGTGGACCGCGCTCGCCACGGTGCTGGTGTTCAAGCTCGTTGCCACGGCCGCCACGGTCGGGTCGGGCGCGGTGGGAGGCGTCTTCACGCCCACGCTGTTCATGGGCGCCGTGCTCGGCTGCCTGTTCGGCCAGGGCATGCACGCGCTCTGGCCGCACGGCACCTCGGCGCCGTTCGCCTATGCGATGGTGGGCATGGGTGCGTTTCTCGCGGGCGCGACCCAGGCGCCGCTCATGGCGATCCTGATGATTTTCGAGATGACACTGAGCTATCAGGTGGTGCTGCCGCTCATGCTCTCGTGCGTGGTGGCATATTTCGTGGCGCGCGCGACCGGCAAGGCGTCGATGTACGAGATCACGCTGCACCGCAACCGCGAGGAAGCCGAACGCCTGCGGCTGCGCATGACGCAAATGCGCGAGCTGATCCGCCCCGCCGATACCGTGGTGCAGGACAACGCCACCGTGCAGGACATGACGCGCGTGTTTCTGGAATATCCGGTGAAATATCTTTATGTCACCGACGAAACCGGCCGCTTCCTCGGCGCAGTCGCCCTCGCCGACATCACCTCCGACCTGCTGCAAAAACGCGATACCTCGGCGAAACGCGCCTGCGACTACCTCAAGCCGACCTTCGACGTGCTTACGCCCGACATGCCGCTCGCCGTGGGCCTGCAGCACTTCATGTCGTTTCAGGGCGAGCGCCTGCCGGTGATCGAAAGCACGCGCGAGCCCAAGCTCGCGGGCGTCGTCTACAAGACGTCGCTGCTCGATGCGTACCAGCGCATGAACGCGGCGCGATAA
- a CDS encoding glutathione S-transferase, whose amino-acid sequence MAYELYYWDGLQGRGEFVRLALEEAQAPYVDVARGAKKNGLGTDALLAALDTEAPYPPYAPPFLKDGDLTIAQTANILFYLGPKLELAPRDEGLRYVANGLQLTIADLVTEAHDTHHPIASGLYYEEQKAEAKARATDFIDNRIPKFMGYFERVLAQNPHGPKHLVGGALTYVDLSLFQIVEGLRYAFPKATKHFADHYPHCVALHDAVETRPHIAAYLASPRRIPFNETGIFRHYPELDKAKR is encoded by the coding sequence ATGGCATACGAGCTCTATTACTGGGACGGCCTGCAAGGCCGCGGCGAATTCGTGCGGCTCGCGCTCGAAGAAGCGCAGGCGCCTTACGTGGATGTCGCGCGCGGCGCGAAAAAGAACGGTCTCGGCACCGACGCGTTACTGGCCGCGCTCGACACCGAGGCGCCCTATCCGCCTTACGCGCCGCCCTTCCTCAAGGACGGCGATCTGACGATCGCGCAAACCGCCAACATCCTGTTCTACCTCGGGCCGAAGCTCGAACTCGCGCCACGCGACGAAGGCTTGCGCTACGTGGCGAACGGCCTGCAACTGACGATCGCCGACCTCGTGACCGAGGCGCACGACACGCATCACCCGATCGCGAGCGGTCTTTACTACGAAGAGCAGAAAGCCGAGGCGAAGGCGCGCGCGACCGACTTCATCGACAACCGCATCCCGAAGTTCATGGGCTATTTCGAGCGCGTGCTCGCGCAGAATCCGCACGGCCCGAAGCATCTGGTCGGCGGCGCGCTCACCTATGTCGATCTCTCGCTATTCCAGATCGTCGAAGGCTTGCGCTACGCGTTTCCGAAAGCCACGAAGCATTTCGCGGATCACTACCCGCATTGCGTCGCGCTGCACGACGCGGTGGAAACGCGCCCGCATATCGCCGCGTATCTGGCCTCGCCGAGACGCATTCCGTTCAACGAGACCGGCATCTTCCGCCACTACCCGGAACTCGACAAAGCGAAGCGCTGA
- a CDS encoding YeiH family protein, producing the protein MSAAPSSTVASHSPPSTRGQLNGVLFVALFAAAVTSLSSLPAIAKLGMSPLIVGIVAGAIYGNALRDGMPESWAAGVNFSARKLLRIAVGFFGLRVSLQEIAQVGVPGLVESAVIVVSTLVIGTWVGTKIMKLDRDTALLTAAGSAICGAAAVLAFESTLQSKPHKSAMAVGSVVLFGTLSMFMYPVVYRAGWLHLDTLGAGLFFGGTIHEVAQVVGAASNVSPEATHIATIVKMTRVMLLVPVLLVLGMWLNRTARGTSAQKTGARKVAVPWFALGFLALVVVNSLHVLPEVATHTINTLDTFALTMAMTALGIETRVSQIREAGPRALSAGLIVYLWLTIGGLGITWGVERLFG; encoded by the coding sequence ATGTCCGCCGCACCGTCATCCACCGTCGCATCGCACTCGCCGCCGTCCACGCGCGGCCAGCTCAACGGCGTGCTGTTCGTCGCGCTGTTCGCGGCGGCCGTCACGAGTCTGTCGTCGCTGCCCGCCATCGCGAAGCTCGGCATGAGCCCGCTGATCGTCGGCATCGTCGCGGGCGCCATTTATGGCAATGCGCTGCGCGACGGCATGCCGGAAAGCTGGGCGGCGGGCGTGAACTTCTCGGCGCGCAAGCTGCTGCGCATCGCCGTGGGCTTTTTCGGCTTGCGCGTGAGCCTGCAGGAAATCGCGCAGGTGGGCGTGCCGGGGCTGGTCGAATCGGCGGTGATCGTCGTGAGCACGCTCGTGATCGGCACGTGGGTCGGCACGAAAATCATGAAGCTCGACCGCGACACGGCGCTGCTCACCGCCGCCGGCAGCGCAATTTGCGGCGCGGCCGCCGTGCTCGCGTTCGAATCCACGCTGCAATCGAAGCCGCACAAGAGCGCGATGGCCGTGGGCAGCGTGGTGCTGTTCGGCACGCTCTCGATGTTCATGTATCCGGTGGTGTATCGCGCGGGCTGGCTGCACCTCGACACGCTCGGCGCGGGTCTCTTCTTCGGCGGCACGATTCACGAAGTCGCGCAGGTCGTGGGCGCCGCGAGCAACGTGAGCCCGGAAGCCACGCATATCGCCACCATCGTCAAGATGACGCGCGTGATGTTGCTCGTGCCGGTGCTGCTGGTGCTCGGCATGTGGCTCAACCGCACGGCGCGCGGCACCTCGGCGCAGAAAACCGGGGCGCGCAAGGTCGCGGTGCCGTGGTTCGCGCTCGGCTTCCTCGCGCTCGTGGTGGTGAATTCGCTGCACGTGCTGCCCGAAGTCGCGACCCACACGATCAACACGCTCGACACCTTCGCCTTGACCATGGCCATGACGGCGCTCGGCATCGAAACGCGCGTCTCGCAGATTCGCGAAGCCGGTCCGCGTGCGCTCTCCGCCGGTCTGATCGTGTATCTCTGGCTGACGATCGGCGGCCTCGGCATCACCTGGGGCGTGGAGCGTCTGTTTGGTTGA